The following proteins are co-located in the Castanea sativa cultivar Marrone di Chiusa Pesio chromosome 8, ASM4071231v1 genome:
- the LOC142607636 gene encoding uncharacterized protein LOC142607636: protein MQGYLIKVKRAQAWFKSFVLKQIPRGQNSYADSLAMLATSLGLCLPRVIIMEDVVTPSHEEQLSIGGHSIQLGPSWMNPLVIFLRQGSLPEDKDKAEKIRRKNSRYWLSEEQKLHKCSHLGPYLLCVHPKAVDPLLEELHEGICGSQTGGRSLSHRALTQGYWWSSMQKATQYYVKKCDQCQRYASNIHQPRGVLNPLSSPWPFA from the coding sequence ATGCAGGGATATCTCATTAAGGTCAAGAGAGCTCAAGCTTGGTTTAAGAGTTTTGTCTTAAAGCAAATCCCGAGGGGACAGAACTCCTATGCCGATTCGTTGGCTATGTTGGCTACTTCTTTGGGATTATGCCTGCCTCGAGTTATCATTATGGAAGATGTGGTCACTCCTAGCCATGAAGAGCAGCTTTCGATTGGAGGGCATAGTATCCAGCTGGGACCAAGCTGGATGAACCCTTTGGTTATATTCTTAAGACAGGGAAGTCTACCCGAAGATAAGGATAAGGCCGAGAAGATACGTAGGAAGAACTCACGTTATTGGCTGTCTGAGGAGCAAAAGTTGCATAAGTGTTCCCATTTAGGACCATATCTTTTATGTGTTCACCCAAAGGCCGTGGATCCCCTATTAGAGGAACtacatgagggaatttgtggaagtcaaACTGGTGGGAGGTCTTTATCTCATAGAGCCCTCACCCAAGGGTACTGGTGGTCAAGTATGCAGAAAGCTACCCAATACTATGTTAAGaagtgtgaccagtgtcagagGTATGCCTCAAATATTCATCAGCCTAGAGGGGTCTTGAATCCGCTttctagtccttggccatttGCTTAA